In Glandiceps talaboti chromosome 4, keGlaTala1.1, whole genome shotgun sequence, a single window of DNA contains:
- the LOC144433969 gene encoding NADH dehydrogenase [ubiquinone] 1 alpha subcomplex subunit 10, mitochondrial-like isoform X1, with the protein MALLVGRFNFWARRSLMVGVLRSSSVGDGCKMAASGTRGLQTSCQALWRYNGLNYLMGERTLKKFNERSKIITIDGNIAVGKTTLGTKLAEKLGMHYIGEPDLHYFDRRDGYGEPLDPKYTCNVTLEKFYNDPKAKDGHTFRLQMVLYVIRFQQYGDALEHILSTGQGVIMDRSVYSDFVFLEAIMKAGLIRNQCYDYYDEIKGISLYRFIPPHLCIYLDAPIDVIQKRIKQRGKPFEQNIENKYLESLDDAYKTKFLPQMSETSEILQYDWTNFGDVENIIEDIDLLKFDKVAWKEHDDVSLHHIRVFVTDKFKVGKCLSIPKFLPELTFDALEFDDIKNEYTDLPGMKYAKGYNERDGSTIFK; encoded by the exons ATGGCCTTATTGGTTGGCAGGTTCAACTTTTGGGCCAGAAGGAGCCTCATGGTTGGTGTACTCAGGTCGAGCTCAGTCGGCGATGGCTGCAAAATGGCTGCTAGTGGAACG AGAGGTTTGCAGACATCTTGCCAGGCATTATGGAGGTATAATGGACTCAACTACCTGATGGGTGAAAGGACACTAAAGAAATTTAATGAAAGGAGTAAAATCATCACCATTGACGGGAATATTGCAGTAGGGAAAACTACACTTGGTACCAAACTAGCTGAGAAATTAGGCATGCATTATATAGGAGAACCAGATCTTCATTATTTTGACAGACGGGATGGCTATGGAGAACCATTGGATccaaagtatacat GTAATGTGACATTAGAAAAGTTCTACAATGACCCCAAAGCCAAGGATGGACACACCTTCCGACTTCAGATGGTCTTGTACGTGATACGATTTCAACAGTATGGTGATGCCCTGGAACACATACTATCAACAG GTCAAGGCGTAATCATGGATAGGTCAGTGTATAGTGACTTTGTATTTCTAGAAGCAATCATGAAGGCAGGACTTATCAGGAATCAGT GTTATGACTATTATGATGAAATCAAAGGCATTAGTCTGTATCGCTTTATACCACCACACCTGTGTATTTATCTGGATGCTCCAATTGATGTCATACagaagagaattaaacaaagaGGAAAA ccatttgaacaaaacattgaaaacaaatactTAGAATCTCTGGATGATGCCTACAAGACAAAGTTCCTCCCTCAAATGAGTGAGACTTCTGAAATCCTACAGTATGACTGGACCAACTTTGGTGATGTTGAAAAT ATTATTGAAGATATTGACCTGCTGAAATTTGACAAGGTAGCCTGGAAAGAGCACGACGATGTTAGTTTGCATCATATCAGAGTCTT TGTAACTGACAAGTTTAAAGTTGGCAAATGTTTATCAATCCCAAAATTTCTGCCGGAACTCACCTTTGATGCACTGGAATTTGATGATATCAAGAATGAATATACCGAT CTTCCTGGTATGAAGTATGCCAAAGGATACAACGAACGAGATGGTAGCACAATTTtcaagtaa
- the LOC144433580 gene encoding solute carrier family 23 member 1-like, with translation MADVTEIEPTKQSGEVDEMDTEKRGNRKQVASCKPDHLDLMYTIYDEPPWYLSCLLGLQHYLTMFGATMALPLILAIPLCVEDNTLVKSELMGTIFFVSGLSTLLQSTFGCRLPIVQGGTYTFLVPTFAILSLEKYRCPAKIPTGNTTAALEIPVDAINATTSLLTTAASYIVNSTNPTDINNDFTVGFSGLALANTDPINWKDRMREIQGAIMVSSLVQVVIGFSGLMGVLLKYIGPLSITPTIALVGFSLFDVAGNFAGKHWGICCMTIFLIVLFSQYMKNVNVPSPVYTRSKGLHISWWPLFKLFPVILAIVISWVICVIFTATNVFPNNENNWQYGARTDKHLDVLGKAAWFRLPYPGQWGAPTVSAAGVFGMLAGVLASMIESVGDYYACARLSGAPPPPNHAVNRGIGIEGICCFFAGLWGSGNGTTSYSENIGAIGITKVGSRRVVQWGGALMLVFGILGKFGALFTTIPDPIIGGVFIITFGMVTAVGLSNLQFVDMNSSRNLFIVGFSLFCGMVIPNYLKTNEGAINTGVIELDRIITVLLSTNMFVGGFLGFVLDNTIPGTPKERGLLIWRQLMGEDDQDSESDNLKCYDLPFGMDFIRRTYCMKFVPFCPTFQQCWRWKKEPVPQTEMMNVSVVSKDNGEPNCA, from the exons ATGGCAGACGTAACGGAGATAGAGCCTACGAAGCAATCG GGAGAAGTTGATGAGATGGATACAGAGAAGAGAGGAAATCGAAAACAAGTAGCTTCATGTAAGCCAGACCACTTAGACttaatgtatactatatatgaTGAACCACCATGGTATTTATCATGTCTACTGGGTCTACAG CACTATCTGACTATGTTTGGTGCTACCATGGCATTACCCCTTATTCTGGCTATACCTCTGTGTGTTGAAGACAATACTCTTGTCAAGAGTGAACTCATGGGGACTATCTTCTTTGTCTCTGGTTTGTCAACTCTCCTTCAGTCCACCTTTGGATGCAG ACTACCCATTGTACAAGGTGGGACATACACTTTCTTGGTGCCAACATTTGCCATTTTGAGTCTTGAGAAGTACAGATGTCCAGCAAAGATTCCAACTGGTAACACAACAGCAGCACTTGAAATACCAGTAGATGCAATCAATGCAACAACTTCACTGCTGACAACTGCAGCTTCCTACATTGTCAATTCAACGAATCCTACagacataaataatgatttcacTGTTGGTTTTAGTGGTTTAGCACTTGCCAATACTGATCCTATTAACTGGAAAGATCGTATGAGAGAG ATACAAGGAGCCATTATGGTGTCATCATTAGTACAAGTAGTTATTGGTTTCAGTGGATTGATGGGTGTTTTACTGAAGTATATTGGTCCACTGTCAATCACACCTACCATTGCCCTGGTTGGCTTTTCATTGTTTGATGTCGCTGGAAACTTTGCTGGTAAACACTGGGGAATCTGCTGCAT GACAATTTTTCTGATTGTACTGTTTTCTCAGTACATGAAAAATGTGAATGTGCCATCACCAGTGTATACAAGAAGTAAAGGCTTGCATATTTCATGGTGGCCTCTGTTCAAGTTATTTCCA GTGATACTGGCTATTGTCATATCATGGGTTATTTGTGTCATTTTCACTGCCACCAATGTCTTCCCAAACAACGAAAATAATTGGCAGTATGGAGCAAGAACAGATAAACACCTTGATGTCCTGGGGAAAGCAGCATGGTTTAGACTACCATACCCAG GTCAATGGGGAGCACCAACTGTAAGTGCAGCTGGTGTGTTTGGTATGTTAGCTGGTGTGTTGGCATCCATGATAGAGTCAGTCGGTGATTACTATGCATGTGCTAGACTATCTGGTGCACCTCCCCCACCAAATCATGCTGTCAATCGTGGCATAGGCATTGAGGGAATATGTTGCTTCTTTGCTGGTCTGTGGGGATCTGGAAACGGTACTACCTCATATAGTGAAAATATTGGTGCTATTGGCATAACAAAG GTTGGAAGTCGCAGAGTTGTACAATGGGGTGGAGCATTAATGTTGGTTTTTGGTATTCTTGGTAAATTTGGTGCTTTATTTACAACTATCCCTGATCCAATCATTGGTGGTGTCTTCATCATCACGTTTG GTATGGTAACAGCTGTGGGTTTATCAAATTTACAGTTTGTGGATATGAACTCATCAcgtaatttatttattgttggGTTTTCATTATTCTGTGGTATGGTCATCCCGAACTATTTGAAAACTAATGAAGGTGCCATCAATACAG GTGTTATTGAGTTAGACCGTATCATCACAGTCTTACTCAGTACCAACATGTTTGTTGGTGGATTTCTAGGTTTTGTCTTGGATAATACAATTCCTGGAACTCCCAAAGAAAGAGGATTACTCATCTGGAGACAACTCATGGGAG AGGATGACCAAGATAGTGAGTCTGACAACCTCAAATGTTATGATCTCCCATTTGGAATGGATTTCATCCGAAGGACATACTGTATGAAGTTTGTACCATTCTGTCCTACATTTCAACAATGCTGGAGATGGAAGAAAGAACCAGTACCGCAAACAGAAATGATGAACGTGTCTGTTGTTAGTAAAGATAACGGAGAACCAAATTGTGCATAG
- the LOC144433969 gene encoding NADH dehydrogenase [ubiquinone] 1 alpha subcomplex subunit 10, mitochondrial-like isoform X2: MALLVGRFNFWARRSLMVGVLRSSSVGDGCKMAASGTQELKGLQTSCQALWRYNGLNYLMGERTLKKFNERSKIITIDGNIAVGKTTLGTKLAEKLGMHYIGEPDLHYFDRRDGYGEPLDPKYTCNVTLEKFYNDPKAKDGHTFRLQMVLYVIRFQQYGDALEHILSTGQGVIMDRSVYSDFVFLEAIMKAGLIRNQCYDYYDEIKGISLYRFIPPHLCIYLDAPIDVIQKRIKQRGKPFEQNIENKYLESLDDAYKTKFLPQMSETSEILQYDWTNFGDVENIIEDIDLLKFDKVAWKEHDDVSLHHIRVFVTDKFKVGKCLSIPKFLPELTFDALEFDDIKNEYTDLPGMKYAKGYNERDGSTIFK, from the exons ATGGCCTTATTGGTTGGCAGGTTCAACTTTTGGGCCAGAAGGAGCCTCATGGTTGGTGTACTCAGGTCGAGCTCAGTCGGCGATGGCTGCAAAATGGCTGCTAGTGGAACG CAAGAGCTCAAGG GTTTGCAGACATCTTGCCAGGCATTATGGAGGTATAATGGACTCAACTACCTGATGGGTGAAAGGACACTAAAGAAATTTAATGAAAGGAGTAAAATCATCACCATTGACGGGAATATTGCAGTAGGGAAAACTACACTTGGTACCAAACTAGCTGAGAAATTAGGCATGCATTATATAGGAGAACCAGATCTTCATTATTTTGACAGACGGGATGGCTATGGAGAACCATTGGATccaaagtatacat GTAATGTGACATTAGAAAAGTTCTACAATGACCCCAAAGCCAAGGATGGACACACCTTCCGACTTCAGATGGTCTTGTACGTGATACGATTTCAACAGTATGGTGATGCCCTGGAACACATACTATCAACAG GTCAAGGCGTAATCATGGATAGGTCAGTGTATAGTGACTTTGTATTTCTAGAAGCAATCATGAAGGCAGGACTTATCAGGAATCAGT GTTATGACTATTATGATGAAATCAAAGGCATTAGTCTGTATCGCTTTATACCACCACACCTGTGTATTTATCTGGATGCTCCAATTGATGTCATACagaagagaattaaacaaagaGGAAAA ccatttgaacaaaacattgaaaacaaatactTAGAATCTCTGGATGATGCCTACAAGACAAAGTTCCTCCCTCAAATGAGTGAGACTTCTGAAATCCTACAGTATGACTGGACCAACTTTGGTGATGTTGAAAAT ATTATTGAAGATATTGACCTGCTGAAATTTGACAAGGTAGCCTGGAAAGAGCACGACGATGTTAGTTTGCATCATATCAGAGTCTT TGTAACTGACAAGTTTAAAGTTGGCAAATGTTTATCAATCCCAAAATTTCTGCCGGAACTCACCTTTGATGCACTGGAATTTGATGATATCAAGAATGAATATACCGAT CTTCCTGGTATGAAGTATGCCAAAGGATACAACGAACGAGATGGTAGCACAATTTtcaagtaa